One window from the genome of Solea senegalensis isolate Sse05_10M unplaced genomic scaffold, IFAPA_SoseM_1 scf7180000017734, whole genome shotgun sequence encodes:
- the LOC122764870 gene encoding semaphorin-4B-like, with product MWTMSMAWLCLPAYTVLLMGCFHTAVTENDVTPRLTFSHSAKERTTRSFSARGVVNFTSLLLSKEDNVLYVGAREILYALNLSDIRAGKLQRNLTWKTPESKRDECSFKGKDLQTDCFNYIKILLRMNSTHLYVCGTYAFSPICAYIKTDDFSLVRSDSGELVTEDGRSRCPFNPEYKSTAIMADGELYAGTVSNFQGNEPIIYKSLSQRTALKTENSLNWLQDPAFVGSAFIQESLPKGNLVGDDDKIYFFFSEAGKEFDFFDNTIVSRIARVCKGDMGGERVLQKKWTTFLKAQLLCSLPDDGFPFNIIQDMFVLTPRPEDWKDTVFYGVFTTQWYKGASGSSAVCSFTMDQVEKAFNGRYREVNRETQQWYTYNHPVPDPRPGACITNAAREQGISSSLHMPDKALNFIKDHFLMDNVIRSQPLLLKRNVRYTQIAVHRVTAARKAYDVLFIGTDDGRLHKAINVNNKMHIIEEMVLFRGSQPVQHIELDTEQARLYVSSFSELVEVPFANCTNYQSCGECILSRDPYCAWNGRQCLDVRQAPAKNVWQQDVDEADTSAICNRTAPSPRFAKPPPTRMSLCQVIVIPANTFKVLPCKLRSNLAERRWEFSESAGHFHYPSPEGGLVVVAHADKQETYECWSVEEGFRQLLANYCVRGEARQESTTLTGRSRTPHITQEEFIILPGKALLPQMNTKTYWNELIVVCALLVFSLVVFSLFVVYRNRNHMKSMLKEGECANMQQKKPRIAGKPAENLPLNGNTVAASVSDHKGYQALNDNYICSTPPHECSSPDNSKSFSESEKRPLNLKESHVEISSACPRPRVRLGSEIKDSIV from the exons ATGTGGACAATGAGTATGGCTTGGCTCTGTCTCCCAGCCTACACTGTCCTGCTTATGGGTTGCTTTCATACAGCAGTCACAGAAAATGATGTCACCCCACGCCTCACCTTCTCCCACA GTGCGAAGGAGAGAACCACCAGAAGCTTCTCGGCCCGTGGCGTTGTGAACTTCACCTCGCTGCTCCTCAGTAAAGAGGACAACGTGCTGTACGTCGGCGCCCGGGAGATTCTCTACGCTCTCAATCTCTCTGACATCCGTGCCGGCAAACTTCAGAGAAAC CTGACATGGAAAACTccagagagcaagagagacgAGTGCAGCTTCAAAGGCAAAGACCTGCAG ACCGACTGCTTCAACTACATCAAGATCTTACTGCGTATGAACAGCACTCACCTGTACGTGTGTGGAACGTATGCCTTCAGCCCCATCTGTGCTTATATA AAAACAGACGACTTCTCCCTCGTCAGGAGCGACAGCGGCGAGCTCGTTACAGAGGATGGACGCAGTCGCTGCCCCTTCAACCCTGAATACAAGTCGACCGCCATCATGGCCG ATGGAGAACTGTACGCCGGCACCGTCAGTAATTTCCAAGGAAACGAACCCATCATTTACAAGAGTCTGAGTCAAAGGACTGCcctgaaaacagaaaactcCCTCAACTGGCTTCAAG ACCCGGCCTTTGTCGGCTCTGCCTTCATCCAGGAGAGTCTGCCCAAGGGCAACCTGGTGGGCGATGACGATAAGATTTACTTCTTCTTCAGCGAAGCGGGGAAGGAGTTTGATTTCTTCGACAACACGATTGTGTCGCGCATCGCTCGCGTGTGTAAG GGCGACATGGGAGGTGAGAGGGTTCTGCAGAAGAAGTGGACGACGTTCCTGAAGGCTCAGCTCCTGTGCTCTCTGCCCGACGACGGTTTTCCCTTCAACATCATCcaggacatgtttgtgttgacgCCCAGACCGGAGGACTGGAAGGACACGGTGTTTTACGGTGTCTTCACAACCCAGTG gTACAAAGGGGCCTCGGGCAGCTCTGCAGTTTGTTCCTTCACCATGGACCAGGTGGAGAAGGCGTTCAACGGCCGATATCGAGAGGTCAACAGAGAAACGCAGCAGTGGTACACGTACAACCATCCTGTTCCTGACCCTCGGCCTGGAGCG TGTATCACAAACGCAGCCAGGGAGCAGGGCATCTCCTCCTCGCTGCACATGCCCGACAAGGCGCTGAACTTCATCAAGGATCACTTCCTGATGGACAACGTGATCCGCAGCCAGCCTCTGCTGCTGAAGCGCAACGTCCGCTACACGCAGATCGCCGTCCACCGGGTCACGGCCGCGCGCAAGGCCTACGACGTGCTCTTCATCggcacag ATGACGGACGGCTCCACAAAGCCATTAACGTCAACAACAAAATGCACATTATCGAGGAGATGGTGCTTTTCCGTGGTTCCCAGCCCGTGCAGCACATTGAGCTGGATACTGAGCAG GCTCGGCTTTATGTTTCCTCTTTCTCAGAGCTGGTGGAGGTCCCGTTCGCTAACTGTACTAATTATCAGAGCTGTGGGGAGTGCATCCTCTCCAGGGATCCGTACTGCGCCTGGAACGGGAGGCAGTGTCTGGATGTTAGACAGGCTCCCGCAAAAAA tgtgtgGCAGCAGGATGTGGACGAGGCAGACACGTCAGCCATTTGCAACAGAACAGCACCGAGCCCACGTTTTGCTAAACCTCCACCTACAC GAATGTCTTTGTGCCAAGTGATCGTCATCCCCGCCAACACGTTCAAAGTGCTGCCCTGCAAACTGCGCTCTAACCTGGCCGAGAGGAGGTGGGAGTTCAGCGAGAGCGCCGGTCACTTCCATTACCCCAGCCCGGAGGGGGGGCTGGTGGTGGTCGCTCACGCCGACAAGCAGGAGACCTATGAGTGCTGGTCGGTGGAGGAAGGCTTCAGGCAGCTGCTGGCAAACTACTGTGTGAGGGGCGAGGCCAGGCAGGAGAGCACCACGCTGACGGGCCGCTCGCGTACGCCGCACATCACCCAGGAGGAGTTCATCATCCTGCCAGGAAAGGCCCTCCTGCCGCAGATGAACACAAAGACCTACTGGAACGAGCTGATCGTCGTCTGCGCTCTCCTGGTCTTCTCCCTCGTGGTCTTCTCCCTCTTTGTGGTTTACCGCAACCGCAACCACATGAAGTCCATGCTCAAGGAGGGCGAGTGCGCCAACATGCAGCAGAAGAAGCCCAGGATCGCGGGCAAGCCGGCCGAGAACCTGCCGCTCAACGGCAACACGGTGGCCGCCTCCGTGTCGGATCACAAGGGCTACCAGGCCCTTAATGACAACTACATCTGCAGCACTCCGCCGCACGAGTGCTCGTCGCCCGACAACAGCAAGAGCTTCTCCGAGTCGGAGAAGAGGCCTCTGAACCTGAAGGAGAGCCACGTGGAGATTTCCTCCGCGTGCCCGCGGCCAAGAGTCAGACTGGgctctgagattaaagactcAATAGTGTGA
- the LOC122764869 gene encoding ras and EF-hand domain-containing protein-like, giving the protein MDRPSLQRLFSACDVNKSGRIEFGDFTAVCRELNVPEDQIKALFHRFDADEDGFIDYGEFSSRFQEVSQTLDVAAFVSSSSRGNSPWEEFISRVDEESLLSDRYNNHIRLFYDFSTIKEQQGRTELYWGPKH; this is encoded by the coding sequence ATGGACAGACCGAGTCTCCAGCGGCTATTTTCCGCCTGTGATGTGAACAAGTCCGGGAGGATCGAGTTCGGGGATTTCACGGCGGTTTGCAGGGAACTCAACGTCCCCGAGGATCAGATTAAAGCCTTGTTCCACAGGTTCGACGCGGACGAGGACGGGTTCATCGACTACGGTGAGTTCTCGTCCAGATTCCAGGAGGTCTCGCAGACGCTGGACGTGGCGGCGTTTGTGTCGAGCTCGAGCCGAGGGAACAGTCCGTGGGAAGAGTTCATAAGCAGAGTCGATGAAGAGTCGCTTCTGTCCGACAGGTACAACAATCACATCCGGCTGTTCTATGACTTTTCCACCATAAAGGAACAACAGGGCCGGACCGAGCTTTACTGGGGCCCGAAGCACAA